The Terriglobus tenax genome contains a region encoding:
- a CDS encoding DUF1175 domain-containing protein has translation MAGAIAWRAWPRPHIRLQQVQHTLPADGGEHRAALLQGKGSGELRLGGLAARVLTDGSVLVQSPVLPGRHTLQVSDGSSHASAVLDFTPDSSDRFGDGTPEYLRLHRSADRAAFRRWFSALADIAAATPPAKLPAEINDCAALLRWCYRGALHAHNEAWLATLPMEVALPSSSVSQYVYPLTPLGANLFRVREGGYTAGDPANESFAQFADAKTLWQRNTFFVSRDIHAAREGDLLFYRQLEQNSPYHSMIVTGEAHDWAVYHTGPIGAGPGEMRRVALDDLLNHPDPRWRPVSYNTNFLGVYRWSILREDPQ, from the coding sequence ATGGCGGGGGCCATTGCATGGCGTGCCTGGCCGCGCCCGCACATCCGCCTGCAGCAGGTGCAGCACACTCTGCCTGCCGACGGCGGGGAACATCGCGCGGCTCTGCTGCAAGGGAAAGGATCCGGTGAGCTTCGCCTTGGCGGGCTTGCCGCACGCGTGCTGACGGATGGCAGCGTGCTGGTACAGTCGCCCGTGCTGCCCGGCCGTCATACGTTGCAGGTAAGTGATGGCTCCAGCCACGCCAGCGCCGTACTCGACTTCACACCGGACTCCTCGGACCGCTTCGGAGATGGAACGCCGGAGTACCTTCGGCTGCATCGTTCAGCAGACCGTGCCGCCTTCCGGCGGTGGTTCTCCGCGCTTGCGGATATCGCCGCTGCTACGCCCCCGGCGAAGCTACCGGCAGAGATCAACGACTGTGCCGCGCTGCTGCGCTGGTGCTACCGTGGAGCTCTGCATGCGCATAACGAGGCATGGCTGGCGACGCTGCCCATGGAGGTCGCCTTGCCGTCCTCCTCGGTCAGCCAGTATGTGTACCCGCTCACCCCGCTGGGGGCCAACCTCTTCCGCGTGCGCGAGGGCGGCTATACCGCCGGCGATCCGGCGAACGAAAGCTTTGCCCAGTTTGCCGATGCAAAGACGCTGTGGCAGCGAAACACCTTCTTCGTCTCGCGGGATATCCATGCCGCCCGGGAGGGTGACCTTCTCTTCTACCGCCAACTGGAACAGAACTCGCCCTACCATTCCATGATTGTGACCGGCGAGGCTCATGACTGGGCGGTCTACCATACCGGCCCCATCGGAGCGGGGCCGGGTGAGATGCGTCGCGTTGCGCTGGACGACCTGCTTAATCACCCTGATCCCCGCTGGAGACCGGTTTCATACAATACCAACTTCCTTGGAGTGTATCGTTGGTCTATCCTCCGAGAGGACCCTCAATGA
- a CDS encoding TonB-dependent receptor: MFTRRAALAALSLFAGSVMYAQETLTSASVTGRVLDPSGALIAHTAVTARSVATNQSYAVTTDDRGRFRLPFLPIGEYIFTTQPSGFQAGSVKVQLGVGSAFDLTLKVSLAGAGVTVDVVDEDLVPLEANRSQISETVHQAEITELPYSGRNYLDLALLTPGVSPTNTASTQTFAETSPVIGQGYSINSQRNFSNSFVVDGLSANDDAAGLAGNSYGMDVVQEFQVVTSGGQAEFGRAMGGYFNIVTRSGANNLHGTAYGFLRNQRLNAMNALSRNKLPLTQGQYGASLGGPVRRDRTFLFGNYEGRRLNTNGIVTITPANAAAINSRLNTLGFTGPRLSVGNSATTLYPTTVHTDNAFIRGDHRFSDRDQFSLRYSYYGLNSVNARGAGALADVSYATAVRDTNHTVAVSNVATLSPRTFNETRGQFTYDSLNAPSNTQNSPAITISGVASFGRFSSSPTARLNYLYEVVDNLVMQRGAHTVKTGVDFLFNRDTITFPQSIAGNYTFPSLSAFLNSTTGYASYAQNFGTPAITQNNPNIGFYVQDEWKLTSALTINAGLRYDLQFLKTINTDTNNVSPRVGFAWSPFANHRTVVRGSFGLFYDRVPMRALANALLSANNTQDPVQGRLLQYTYVPGDVGAPSFPNVSTTPNPAALISYSLMNRNIQNAYSEQVNLGVEQQLARATTLGISYQHTRGLHLLSSINRNINANGTRPDATRGNVRAYDSLFDSYYDGLAVSLVQRPTSWASARVSYTWSKAINNVGEFFFSAPINNFDLKVDRGRSDDDQRHRMVFDFNAHTPTAHTSTVMGHVTHGWQFGGILQYYSRLPFNVVTGGQTRQQTTQRPCVAGYTLATTNPCTQGFAGAVLGRNTGIGFDFFNLNARLSRTIALSDRVKLQGMAEAFNLLNHRNDVIPNGTWGTGAYPSTPSATFGSANGVGDPRSIQLAARLSF, translated from the coding sequence ATGTTTACCCGGAGAGCGGCCCTTGCCGCCCTGTCCCTGTTTGCCGGCTCAGTCATGTACGCGCAGGAGACGCTGACCAGCGCCTCTGTGACCGGCCGCGTGCTCGACCCCTCGGGTGCGCTGATTGCGCACACCGCTGTTACAGCTCGTTCCGTTGCGACCAACCAGTCTTACGCCGTTACCACTGATGACCGCGGGCGCTTTCGCCTGCCGTTTCTGCCCATCGGCGAATACATCTTTACAACGCAGCCCAGCGGCTTTCAGGCTGGCAGCGTGAAGGTGCAGCTCGGCGTGGGTTCGGCCTTCGACCTCACGCTCAAAGTCTCGCTTGCAGGCGCGGGCGTTACGGTCGATGTGGTCGATGAAGATCTCGTTCCTCTCGAAGCCAACCGCAGCCAGATCTCGGAGACGGTCCATCAGGCCGAGATCACCGAACTGCCCTACAGCGGACGCAACTATCTTGACCTTGCGCTTCTGACACCCGGTGTAAGCCCCACCAACACCGCCAGCACGCAGACCTTTGCCGAGACCTCGCCGGTCATTGGCCAGGGCTACTCCATCAACAGCCAGCGTAATTTTTCCAACAGCTTTGTCGTGGATGGTCTTTCGGCCAACGACGATGCAGCGGGCCTCGCAGGTAACTCCTACGGCATGGATGTGGTGCAGGAGTTCCAGGTGGTTACTTCCGGCGGTCAGGCTGAGTTTGGCCGGGCGATGGGTGGCTATTTCAACATCGTTACGCGCAGTGGTGCCAACAATCTGCACGGAACCGCGTATGGCTTTCTGCGTAACCAGCGCCTGAACGCCATGAACGCACTCTCACGGAATAAGCTGCCGCTGACGCAGGGCCAGTATGGCGCCAGCCTCGGCGGACCTGTCCGTCGCGATCGCACCTTCCTGTTCGGCAACTATGAGGGGCGTCGCCTGAATACCAACGGCATCGTGACCATCACTCCGGCAAATGCCGCCGCGATCAACTCACGGCTGAATACGCTCGGTTTCACGGGGCCTCGCTTGTCGGTCGGCAATAGTGCTACGACGCTCTATCCCACCACCGTGCATACGGACAACGCTTTTATCCGTGGCGATCACCGCTTCAGCGACCGCGACCAGTTTTCGCTGCGCTACAGCTACTACGGCCTGAACAGTGTGAATGCCCGCGGTGCCGGCGCCCTGGCGGATGTCAGTTACGCGACGGCGGTGCGTGACACCAACCACACGGTGGCGGTCAGCAACGTGGCCACGCTGTCGCCGCGTACCTTCAATGAGACGCGCGGGCAGTTCACCTACGACAGCCTGAACGCTCCCTCAAACACGCAGAACAGCCCGGCCATTACCATCAGCGGCGTCGCCAGCTTTGGCCGCTTCTCCTCGTCGCCCACGGCGCGGCTGAACTACCTGTATGAGGTGGTGGACAACTTGGTGATGCAGCGCGGTGCGCACACCGTGAAGACCGGTGTGGACTTCCTGTTCAATCGCGACACCATTACCTTCCCGCAGTCCATCGCGGGGAACTACACCTTCCCGTCGCTGTCGGCGTTTCTCAATAGCACCACCGGGTACGCCAGCTACGCGCAGAACTTCGGCACGCCCGCCATCACGCAGAACAACCCGAACATCGGCTTCTATGTGCAGGATGAATGGAAGCTGACATCCGCGCTGACCATCAACGCAGGTCTGCGTTACGACCTTCAGTTCCTGAAGACGATCAACACGGATACCAACAATGTTTCTCCGCGCGTCGGCTTTGCGTGGTCTCCCTTTGCCAATCATCGTACGGTGGTGCGTGGCAGCTTTGGACTGTTCTATGACCGTGTTCCCATGCGCGCTCTGGCCAATGCTCTGCTTTCAGCCAATAACACGCAGGACCCCGTGCAGGGCAGGCTGCTGCAGTACACCTATGTGCCGGGAGATGTAGGAGCACCGTCTTTCCCCAACGTCTCCACCACACCCAATCCCGCGGCGCTGATCAGCTACTCCCTGATGAACCGCAATATTCAGAATGCCTATTCTGAGCAGGTAAACCTTGGTGTGGAGCAGCAGCTTGCCCGCGCCACCACGCTGGGCATCAGCTATCAGCACACGCGCGGTCTGCACCTGCTGTCGTCCATCAATCGCAACATCAACGCCAACGGCACGCGGCCGGATGCCACGCGCGGCAACGTGCGTGCCTACGATTCGCTGTTTGATTCGTATTACGACGGCCTGGCCGTCTCGCTGGTACAGCGGCCCACTTCCTGGGCCTCTGCGCGTGTGTCGTACACGTGGTCCAAGGCGATCAACAACGTGGGCGAGTTTTTCTTCTCCGCGCCGATCAATAACTTTGACCTTAAGGTGGACCGTGGCCGCTCCGACGACGACCAGCGTCACCGCATGGTCTTCGACTTCAACGCACACACCCCCACGGCCCACACCAGCACAGTGATGGGGCACGTGACGCATGGCTGGCAATTCGGAGGCATTCTGCAGTACTACTCCCGGCTGCCGTTCAATGTTGTTACCGGCGGACAGACCCGGCAGCAGACCACGCAAAGGCCATGCGTCGCAGGCTACACTCTGGCAACGACCAACCCCTGCACGCAGGGCTTTGCCGGAGCTGTATTAGGCCGCAACACGGGCATCGGCTTTGACTTCTTCAACCTGAACGCCCGCCTCAGCCGGACGATTGCCTTAAGTGACCGTGTCAAGCTGCAGGGCATGGCCGAGGCCTTCAACCTGCTGAACCACCGCAATGACGTGATTCCCAACGGCACCTGGGGCACAGGAGCTTATCCCTCCACGCCGAGCGCCACCTTTGGTTCGGCGAACGGAGTGGGCGATCCGCGCAGCATCCAATTGGCGGCGCGCCTTAGCTTCTAA
- a CDS encoding DUF2946 family protein — protein sequence MLHGVAIGVLRKLFSILLLLAIGLPLATPLLAAVQDDDAHLPPCCRRHGKHRCFMGTAMMGGAMARLGMAQDPEPNHPHVTTPVEKCPYCPASMDAPAQPTASLPFFASLPPVRATYDHVYVRPPAQQAALHTLDDTERGPPVFLHS from the coding sequence ATGCTCCACGGTGTTGCAATCGGTGTATTGCGGAAGCTCTTCTCCATCCTGTTGCTGCTGGCCATCGGCCTGCCGCTCGCCACACCTCTGCTTGCGGCGGTGCAGGATGATGACGCGCATCTGCCGCCCTGCTGCCGCAGGCACGGCAAGCATCGCTGCTTCATGGGAACAGCGATGATGGGTGGTGCCATGGCCAGGCTGGGGATGGCGCAGGACCCGGAACCGAATCATCCGCATGTCACAACCCCGGTAGAGAAGTGCCCTTACTGCCCGGCATCCATGGATGCCCCGGCGCAGCCCACGGCGTCGCTGCCATTCTTTGCCAGTCTGCCACCGGTTCGCGCCACGTATGACCACGTCTATGTGCGTCCGCCTGCCCAGCAGGCCGCGCTGCATACGCTCGACGACACAGAGCGTGGACCTCCCGTCTTTCTTCACTCCTAA
- a CDS encoding glucoamylase family protein, with translation MMTEVQGHTELEHLPLTAPVFETEGLPEKPSVSEDVLRQRAQELTATWRPLRRDAKAPDELGLRLEKITARLSEVLRRCEAVVDLRQLTPPLELLESSRMLRGVLMEAESGKKNTRELPRVALPGDVALPRVMRVAETYLDAAGGIWSPESLVVFVSAVQSDEAMRLREIIALSFFLRLAEVEFILDRAEEAFAGEMPSIEESPFSAALHSLRRLQQYEWSKLTPELVAFYPVLARDPNGIFPAMDEETRSGYLERVATLAARSDCNEVQVAHIAVDLARQAEINPPADPRLARRIAHVGYYLFEEGFPELEHRIGYHPTAGDRARSVLAAHREDAYILSIFIVSVVSIAAFIIPLVPHHAFLPLMGTLLLALLPATQGASDLVNNSVTAFLRPRALPKLDFTKGIPVEAATLVCVPTLLLSEEQVIDLFDELEARYLSNTDPNLHFGLLTDLPDSDTRPRTEDRNELVDLAVRMTDQLNARYGKENGGSFLLLHRHRVFNARQGVWMGWERKRGKLLDLNKYLRGEFDGFPVKAGPVNVLKQVRYIITLDSDTQLPRNTAARMIGTMAHPLNQAIIDPRRRIVTKGYGILQPRVGVSVSSASRSRLAALYSGETGFDIYTRAVSDVYQDLFGEGIFTGKGIYEVSVLHQVLDRRFPRNTLLSHDLIEGAYVRAGLVTDIEVIDDYPSHYSAHTRRKHRWVRGDWQILRWLSSRVPDESGKTVENPISMISQWKIFDNLRRSLVEPITFILLVCGWLFLPGGARYWTFVTLTLLLFPVFVQLAFNLGRALARRSGEAVLESFRGFWSSLGFHLLNLAFLPHHALLSIDAIVRSLVRSLMTGRKLLEWETAAQAEATRTRSSLDQYLQASPILAIAIGIIIVLHHWPDLFAAGPILLLWALTSAITGWLNSPPRKLDAPLATDERSFLERQALLTWRYYAEFGDERNQWLIPDNVTEANLHQTLTLSPTNLGMLLNARQAALQLGFVTLPEFTRATLGTLATYDKLEKVNGHIYNWIDIPTLRPIPPFTISSVDSGNLAASFYALNGGALDTLKQPLLAQTKFSAIRKMMGHEGFAASRSVAALRESIQWLMDMPPIEAQNEWVLQEAERRRQHLLAYVERYLPWLLPRFGSLFHLTVFADPENEVVPTLQNAVDYVHALDERLAHLANAATGPERELAIELRVLLPGTMESLGALVHEVQHIANLSSWHANAMRFDFMLEPQRQLLSIGYDGAGKELFPACYDLVASEARIATFLAIAKGDIPQQAWFRLGRTHVIVNGRAALLSWTGTMFEYLMPALWMRHYPDTLITRSMESAIAVQQQHVKGMPWGISESGMATRDPDGRYQYQAWGIPALALKYGAEDGPVISPYSTFLTLPFIRQDAIANLRLMAQMGWIGDYGFYEAADYRQAGEPELVRSWMAHHQGMCLLAVTNLLCDNVFQQWFHSNAKVRAAELLLHERPLSKPALRELERLQPQLPSVPAKVTA, from the coding sequence ATGATGACTGAAGTTCAGGGCCATACGGAACTCGAGCATTTGCCACTGACCGCTCCTGTCTTTGAGACAGAAGGTCTGCCGGAGAAGCCTTCCGTCAGTGAGGATGTGCTGCGCCAGCGTGCGCAGGAGCTTACTGCAACATGGCGCCCGTTGAGGCGCGACGCAAAAGCGCCGGATGAGCTGGGATTACGCCTTGAAAAGATCACGGCGCGCTTGAGCGAGGTATTGCGGCGCTGCGAAGCGGTGGTCGACCTGCGCCAGTTGACGCCTCCGCTGGAGCTGCTGGAGAGTTCGCGGATGCTGCGCGGCGTCCTGATGGAAGCCGAAAGCGGCAAGAAGAATACGCGTGAGCTGCCGCGTGTCGCTCTCCCTGGAGATGTTGCATTGCCCCGCGTGATGCGCGTGGCCGAGACATATCTTGACGCGGCTGGGGGCATCTGGTCGCCGGAGTCCCTGGTCGTCTTCGTGTCTGCTGTTCAGTCCGATGAAGCCATGCGTCTGCGCGAAATCATCGCATTGTCTTTCTTCCTGCGGCTGGCGGAGGTGGAGTTTATTCTGGACCGCGCCGAAGAGGCTTTTGCCGGCGAGATGCCGTCGATTGAAGAGTCTCCCTTCTCCGCGGCCCTGCATTCGCTGCGACGTCTGCAGCAGTACGAGTGGTCGAAGCTGACACCGGAGCTGGTTGCGTTTTATCCCGTGCTGGCGCGCGACCCGAACGGTATCTTCCCGGCCATGGACGAAGAGACGCGCTCCGGCTACCTGGAACGTGTCGCCACGCTTGCCGCGCGGTCTGACTGCAACGAGGTGCAGGTGGCGCATATCGCTGTCGATCTTGCACGCCAGGCGGAGATCAACCCGCCCGCGGACCCGCGCCTTGCGCGTCGCATTGCGCATGTTGGCTATTACCTGTTTGAAGAGGGATTCCCGGAACTTGAACATCGCATCGGCTATCATCCGACTGCCGGTGACCGCGCGCGCAGCGTGCTTGCCGCGCACCGTGAAGACGCCTACATCCTCAGCATCTTTATCGTCTCGGTCGTCTCGATTGCGGCCTTCATTATTCCCCTGGTGCCACATCATGCGTTCCTGCCGCTGATGGGTACGTTGCTGCTGGCGCTGCTGCCGGCAACCCAGGGAGCCAGCGACCTGGTCAATAACTCGGTCACGGCTTTTCTGCGTCCGCGCGCCCTGCCCAAGCTTGACTTCACCAAGGGCATCCCTGTGGAGGCTGCCACGCTGGTGTGCGTGCCCACGCTGCTGCTGAGCGAAGAGCAGGTGATTGACCTGTTCGATGAACTGGAGGCGCGCTACCTTTCCAACACCGATCCCAATCTGCATTTCGGCCTGCTGACCGATCTTCCCGATTCCGATACGCGCCCGCGCACCGAAGACCGCAACGAGCTGGTGGACCTGGCCGTACGTATGACGGACCAGTTGAATGCGCGGTATGGAAAGGAGAATGGCGGAAGCTTTCTCCTGCTGCATCGTCATAGGGTTTTCAACGCTCGCCAGGGTGTATGGATGGGTTGGGAGCGCAAGCGCGGCAAGCTGCTGGACCTGAACAAGTACCTGCGCGGAGAGTTCGACGGATTTCCCGTCAAGGCCGGCCCGGTCAACGTTCTGAAGCAGGTGCGGTACATCATCACGCTGGACTCCGACACGCAGCTTCCGCGCAACACCGCGGCACGCATGATCGGCACCATGGCGCATCCGCTCAACCAGGCCATCATCGATCCTCGCCGCCGCATTGTTACCAAGGGGTACGGTATTCTTCAGCCGCGTGTCGGCGTAAGCGTTTCTTCCGCATCGCGCTCCCGCCTTGCGGCGCTCTACTCGGGTGAGACAGGGTTTGACATCTACACGCGCGCGGTCAGCGATGTGTACCAGGATCTTTTCGGCGAAGGCATCTTCACCGGCAAGGGGATTTATGAGGTGTCGGTACTGCACCAGGTGCTGGATCGCCGCTTCCCCCGCAACACGCTGCTCTCGCACGACCTGATTGAAGGTGCGTATGTGCGCGCCGGTCTGGTGACGGACATCGAGGTCATCGACGACTACCCGTCGCACTATTCCGCGCACACCCGCCGCAAGCATCGCTGGGTTCGTGGCGACTGGCAGATCCTGCGCTGGCTTTCCAGCCGTGTTCCGGATGAGTCGGGCAAGACGGTTGAAAACCCCATCAGCATGATCTCGCAGTGGAAGATCTTCGATAACCTGCGCCGCAGCCTGGTGGAACCCATCACCTTCATCCTTCTGGTATGCGGCTGGCTCTTCCTTCCCGGCGGGGCGCGGTACTGGACCTTTGTCACGCTGACCCTGCTGCTCTTCCCGGTCTTCGTGCAGCTTGCTTTCAATCTTGGCCGTGCGCTTGCCCGCCGCAGTGGCGAGGCTGTGCTGGAAAGCTTTCGCGGCTTCTGGTCGTCGCTCGGCTTCCACCTGCTGAACCTTGCCTTCCTGCCGCACCATGCGCTGCTGTCGATTGACGCCATTGTGCGCTCGTTGGTACGCAGCCTGATGACTGGCCGCAAGCTACTGGAGTGGGAGACGGCCGCGCAGGCTGAAGCCACGCGCACGCGAAGCTCGCTGGACCAGTATTTGCAGGCTTCTCCGATTCTGGCTATTGCCATCGGCATCATCATCGTTCTGCATCATTGGCCTGACCTGTTTGCGGCTGGCCCCATCCTGTTGCTATGGGCGCTGACCTCGGCCATTACAGGCTGGCTGAACTCTCCACCGCGCAAGCTGGACGCTCCGCTGGCGACCGACGAGCGCAGCTTCCTGGAGCGGCAGGCGCTGCTCACATGGCGGTATTACGCCGAGTTTGGCGACGAGCGCAACCAGTGGCTGATCCCGGATAACGTGACCGAAGCGAACCTGCATCAGACGCTCACGCTGTCTCCCACGAATCTGGGCATGCTGCTCAACGCACGGCAGGCCGCGCTGCAGCTCGGCTTTGTCACGTTGCCGGAGTTTACCCGCGCCACGCTGGGAACCCTGGCCACCTATGACAAGCTCGAAAAAGTCAATGGCCACATCTACAACTGGATCGATATTCCCACGCTGCGGCCTATCCCGCCGTTCACCATTTCTTCCGTCGACAGCGGCAACCTGGCTGCAAGCTTCTATGCGCTGAACGGTGGCGCGCTGGACACGCTGAAGCAGCCTCTGCTCGCTCAGACGAAATTTTCGGCCATTCGCAAGATGATGGGGCATGAGGGCTTTGCGGCCTCGCGTTCTGTCGCAGCGCTTCGCGAAAGCATCCAGTGGCTGATGGATATGCCTCCGATTGAAGCGCAGAACGAGTGGGTTCTGCAGGAAGCAGAACGCCGCCGGCAGCATCTGCTTGCCTATGTCGAACGGTATCTGCCGTGGCTGTTGCCGCGCTTTGGCTCTCTCTTTCACCTGACCGTCTTTGCGGACCCGGAGAATGAGGTGGTGCCCACGCTGCAGAACGCCGTGGACTATGTGCATGCACTCGATGAGCGGCTGGCGCACCTGGCCAATGCCGCGACCGGTCCGGAGCGTGAGCTGGCCATTGAGCTGCGTGTGCTTCTTCCGGGCACCATGGAGTCGCTTGGCGCCCTGGTGCATGAGGTGCAGCACATCGCGAACCTGAGCAGTTGGCACGCCAACGCTATGCGGTTTGACTTCATGCTGGAGCCGCAGCGGCAGTTGCTTTCCATCGGCTACGATGGCGCGGGCAAGGAACTCTTCCCGGCCTGCTATGACCTGGTCGCCTCCGAGGCGCGTATCGCCACCTTCCTGGCCATCGCCAAGGGAGACATTCCGCAGCAGGCATGGTTCCGTCTTGGCCGTACGCATGTCATTGTGAACGGCCGCGCCGCATTGCTATCGTGGACCGGCACCATGTTCGAGTACCTGATGCCCGCGCTGTGGATGCGGCACTACCCGGACACGTTGATCACGCGTTCCATGGAGTCCGCCATCGCGGTGCAGCAGCAGCACGTGAAGGGAATGCCGTGGGGTATCTCTGAGAGCGGCATGGCGACGCGCGATCCGGATGGCCGCTACCAGTACCAGGCATGGGGCATTCCGGCGCTGGCGCTGAAGTATGGCGCGGAAGATGGCCCGGTCATCTCACCCTACTCCACCTTCCTCACCCTGCCCTTCATCCGGCAGGACGCCATCGCCAACCTGCGCCTGATGGCACAGATGGGATGGATCGGCGACTACGGTTTCTACGAGGCGGCGGACTATCGCCAGGCAGGCGAGCCCGAGCTGGTGCGCAGCTGGATGGCACACCACCAGGGCATGTGCCTGCTGGCGGTCACTAATCTGCTGTGCGACAACGTCTTCCAGCAGTGGTTCCATTCCAACGCCAAGGTGCGCGCGGCGGAGTTGCTGTTGCATGAGCGTCCGTTGAGCAAGCCAGCACTGCGTGAGCTGGAGCGGCTGCAGCCGCAGCTTCCTTCCGTTCCGGCAAAGGTGACGGCGTAG
- a CDS encoding ABC transporter ATP-binding protein, whose amino-acid sequence MSETTTNQNPWRERVTALRNVPLVLGIMWKSSRAAVLWGVFLRLIVAVLPFAAAKVVQYIINDIADSLRGKPLEARFWHLVAAEIGINVLLGLMMRAIDYSDALLANSYTHYASVKVMEQAARLDLTTYENPIFYDRLERARVQATDRLVMIQQMGRLLQQVITTIVFSAALVLASPWLVLLMLVGVLPSFLGETHFAFLGYAKNFRQTPAKRQMDYLRQVAGSRDGAKEIKLFGLSQYFTKKFDVLARGIYVEDTAFARKKLVVGGLLNIVSTLGYYGAYVYVIWRTIHGDYSIGYFTFLTASIQQANSNLQQVFSTASGIADQALFLTDLIEFFKMEPTVRSDPKGLPAPRPIRTGFEFRNVSFTYPGTNRTVLKNFTFTLSPGERVALIGENGQGKTTIVKLITRLYDPTEGQILLDGRDLREYKLEELHHEIGVIFQDFMRYEMTARENIGVGRVDRELQQGEIEYAANKSLADSVVAKLEHGYDQILGRRFEGGVELSGGEWQRIALARAYLRDAQLLILDEPTAALDARSELEVFERFAELTQGKMALLISHRFSTVRMADRIVVLSGGRLIEEGNHQKLMEAGGLYAEMFEMQAASYR is encoded by the coding sequence ATGAGCGAGACGACCACCAACCAGAATCCCTGGCGCGAACGCGTCACGGCATTGCGCAATGTTCCGCTGGTGCTCGGCATCATGTGGAAGTCCAGCCGTGCGGCTGTCCTATGGGGCGTGTTCCTTCGCCTGATCGTGGCTGTTCTGCCGTTTGCCGCCGCGAAGGTGGTGCAGTACATCATCAATGACATTGCCGATTCGCTGCGCGGCAAGCCGCTGGAAGCCCGCTTCTGGCATCTGGTTGCAGCTGAGATTGGCATCAATGTGCTGCTCGGCCTGATGATGCGTGCCATCGATTACAGCGATGCGCTACTGGCTAACAGCTATACCCATTACGCTTCCGTAAAGGTGATGGAGCAGGCCGCGCGGCTTGACCTGACCACCTATGAAAATCCCATCTTCTATGACCGGCTGGAGCGTGCCCGCGTGCAGGCCACCGACCGGCTGGTGATGATCCAGCAGATGGGCCGCCTGTTGCAGCAGGTCATCACGACCATTGTCTTTTCCGCCGCACTGGTGCTGGCTTCGCCGTGGCTGGTTCTGCTGATGCTGGTGGGTGTTTTGCCGTCGTTCCTAGGCGAAACGCACTTTGCCTTCCTGGGCTACGCGAAGAACTTCCGCCAGACACCCGCCAAGCGGCAGATGGATTATCTGCGGCAGGTGGCAGGCAGCCGCGATGGCGCCAAAGAGATCAAGCTCTTTGGACTGAGCCAGTACTTCACGAAGAAGTTTGATGTGCTGGCACGCGGCATCTACGTGGAAGACACGGCCTTTGCGCGGAAGAAGCTGGTAGTGGGTGGTCTTTTGAATATTGTCAGCACCCTGGGTTACTACGGAGCGTATGTCTACGTTATCTGGCGGACGATCCACGGTGATTACTCGATCGGCTATTTCACCTTCCTTACGGCGTCGATCCAGCAGGCAAACTCAAACCTGCAGCAGGTCTTCTCCACTGCCTCCGGTATCGCGGACCAGGCGCTGTTCCTTACGGACCTGATCGAGTTCTTCAAGATGGAGCCGACGGTTCGCTCCGACCCCAAGGGCCTGCCGGCTCCGCGGCCTATCCGCACCGGCTTCGAGTTCCGCAACGTTTCGTTCACCTATCCGGGCACCAATCGCACGGTGCTGAAGAACTTTACCTTCACGCTGAGCCCTGGGGAACGGGTAGCGCTGATTGGCGAGAACGGGCAGGGCAAGACGACCATCGTCAAGCTGATCACACGTCTCTACGATCCGACCGAAGGGCAGATTCTGCTGGATGGCCGCGACCTGCGCGAGTACAAGCTGGAAGAGCTGCACCACGAGATTGGTGTCATCTTCCAGGACTTCATGCGCTATGAGATGACAGCGCGTGAGAACATCGGCGTAGGCCGCGTGGACCGTGAGCTGCAGCAGGGTGAGATTGAGTACGCCGCGAACAAGAGCCTTGCGGACTCGGTCGTTGCCAAGCTGGAGCATGGCTATGACCAGATTCTGGGTCGTCGCTTCGAGGGCGGTGTTGAGCTTTCCGGCGGCGAATGGCAGCGCATTGCACTGGCGCGTGCGTATCTGCGCGATGCCCAGCTGCTGATCCTCGATGAGCCGACGGCGGCGCTGGATGCACGCAGCGAGCTTGAGGTCTTTGAGCGTTTCGCGGAACTGACACAGGGCAAGATGGCGCTTCTGATCTCGCACCGCTTCTCCACCGTCCGCATGGCCGACCGCATTGTGGTGCTGAGCGGCGGCCGCCTGATCGAAGAGGGCAATCACCAGAAACTGATGGAGGCCGGAGGTCTCTACGCTGAGATGTTTGAGATGCAGGCCGCAAGCTACCGCTAG